DNA from Planctomycetota bacterium:
TTCGACCATTCGCTCCGCCCTGCCGGCGGTGACGACGACGGCGCAGACGAACTACCTGACCGGCACCACGCCCAGCGAGCACGGCATCGTCGGCAACGGCTGGTACTTCCGCGACACGCAGGAGATTCGCCTCTGGCAGCAGGCCGACGGGCTCGTGCAGACGCCTCGCTTGTGGGATGAGGCCCGCCAGCGCGACGCCGGCTTCACGTGTGCGAACCTCTTCTGGTGGTACGCGATGTACTGTGGGGCCGACTACACGGTCACGCCCCGCCCGATGTACCCGGCCGACGGGCGGAAGGTGCCGGACGTGTGGACGCATCCGGGCACCCTGCGGGACGAGCTGCAGGCGGAGCTGGGGCAGTTTCCTTTGTTCAAGTTCTGGGGCCCGGCCGCGGGGATCGAGTGCAGTGACTGGATCGCGCGGGCGGCCATGCGGGTCGATGAGCGGTTCGATCCGACGCTGACGCTCGTCTACCTGCCGCATCTCGACTACGTGCTGCAGCGAGAAGGTCCGAAAATCGGGGAAAGTGGCACGCTCCAGAACGAGCTCCACGCGATCGACACCGTCGTCGGCC
Protein-coding regions in this window:
- a CDS encoding nucleotide pyrophosphatase/phosphodiesterase family protein, encoding MHKTVVLNVVGLTQSLIGEETPILRDFRDSGHVSTIRSALPAVTTTAQTNYLTGTTPSEHGIVGNGWYFRDTQEIRLWQQADGLVQTPRLWDEARQRDAGFTCANLFWWYAMYCGADYTVTPRPMYPADGRKVPDVWTHPGTLRDELQAELGQFPLFKFWGPAAGIECSDWIARAAMRVDERFDPTLTLVYLPHLDYVLQREGPKIGESGTLQNELHAIDTVVG